From a region of the Ovis aries strain OAR_USU_Benz2616 breed Rambouillet chromosome 2, ARS-UI_Ramb_v3.0, whole genome shotgun sequence genome:
- the LOC105608393 gene encoding vesicle-associated membrane protein 3: MTTNAPAGSSAAAGSSRRLQQTQNQVDEVVDIMRVNVDKVLERDQKLSELDDRADALQAGASQFETSAAKLKRKYWWKNCKMWAIGITVVVIIIIIIVVWSISS, from the coding sequence ATGACTACAAATGCACCGGCAGGTTCAAGCGCTGCCGCTGGCAGTAGCAGAAGACTTCAGCAGACACAAAATCAAGTGGATGAGGTGGTGGACATCATGAGAGTCAATGTGGATAAAGTGTTGGAAAGAGACCAGAAGCTCTCTGAGTTGGATGACCGTGCAGATGCACTACAGGCAGGAGCCTCCCAATTTGAAACAAGTGCTGCCAAGTTGAAGAGAAAATACTGGTGGAAGAATTGCAAGATGTGGGCGATAGGAATCACCGTTGtggtcatcatcatcattatcattgtcGTGTGGAGTATATCTTCCTGA